The following is a genomic window from Serratia ficaria.
CGGGACGGTGATCAACCCGCAGCAGCTGCAGGCAGTGACCGAGGCCGGTGCGCAGTTCGCCATCAGCCCGGGCCTGACCGCCGATCTGCTGCAGGCGGCGACCGCCGGTTCAATTCCTTTGATTCCGGGCATCAGCACCGTTTCCGAGCTGATGCTCGGCATGGACCATGGGCTACGCGAGTTCAAGTTCTTCCCGGCGGAGGCCAACGGCGGCGTGAAGGCGCTGCAGGCGATTGGCGGCCCGTTCCCGCAGGTGCGCTTCTGCCCGACCGGCGGCATTTCCCCTGACAACTACCGCAGCTACCTGGCGCTGAACAGCGTGCTGTGCATCGGCGGTTCCTGGCTGGTGCCGGCGGATGCGTTGGAAAGCGGCGACTACGCGCGCATCACCGAACTGGCGCGCGCCGCCGTGGCGGGTGCCGTCGCCTGACAGCCCCGGGTTACAGCGCGGCGGAGGTGGCCGGCAATGCCGCCCCGCTGCGCTGGCTGAACCGCCGTTTCTTGCGGTAGGCGAATACGTCCTCCACATGCCCTTCGCGGATGCGCTGCTGCAGGCCGCGCCAGTAGTCCGCCTCGAACAGATCGCTGTGCATCTCTTCAAATACCTGGCGAATGCGCCGGTCGCCGCACAGGAAATGGCGAAACTCCTCCGGAAACACGTCGTTCGGTGAAATGCTGTACCAGGGCTCGCTGGCCAGCTCATCTTCCGGGTAACGCGGCGGCGGAATATCGCGGAAATTCACCTCGGTCATATAGCAAATTTCGTCGTAATCGTAGAACACCACCCGCCCGTGGCGGGTGACGCCAAAGTTCTTGAACAGCATGTCGCCGGGGAAGATATTGGCGGCCGCCAGCTGCTTGATGGCGTTGCCGTACTCTTCGATCGCGTCGTGCAGCTGTTGTTCGTTGGCCTGCTCCAGGTACAGGTTCAGCGGCGTCATGCGCCGTTCCATATACAGGTGCCTGATCAGGATACGGTCGCCGAGATCTTCCAGCTTGCCCGGCACCTCGCGCTGCAGCTCGGCCAACAGCTCCGGGCTGATGCGCGCCTTGTCGACCACGAAATTTTCGTATTCCTGAGTATCCGCCATGCGGCCGACGCGGTCGTGCTCCTTGACCAGCTGATAGCAGGCCATCACCTGCGCCTGGGTGACCTCTTTTTGCGGCGCGAACTCGTCTTTGATCACCTTGAACACCCGATCGAACGACGGCAGGGTAAACACCAGCATCACCATGCCCTTGACCCCCGGCGCGATGATGAACTGCTCCTGCGACCGGGCCATAAACGTCAGGTATTCGCGGTAACACTCGGTTTTGCCGTGCTTCTGGCAGCCGATCGCCATATACAGCTCGGCGGTGGTCTTGCCCGGCAGGATCTCGCGCAGCCATTCGACCATCGCCGCCGGCAGCGGGGCGTAAACCATAAAATAGGAGCGGGCGAAGCCGAACACGATGCTGGCCTCGGCCTTGCTGGTCAGGCAGGTATCGATAAACAGCGCGCCCGAATCGCTGTGGTGGATCGGCAACAGAAACGGGTAGACGCCGTCCGTCAACCGCAGCTTGCCGACCAGCCAGGCGGCCTTGTTGCGGTAAAACAGTTCGTTGGCGATTTGGAAGGTCGCCCCGGCCAGCTGCCGGGCGCTGAAGGTTTGCTGCAGCGCCTGCGTGATGTAACGGATATCGCGCGCCAGATCCTCCCACGGCAGGCGCAAGGGCAGATCGGTCAGCAGGCTGCGCAGCATGGCGGGCAGGTCGCCCTCGGCGGTGAAATCGCGCGCCAGCGGGCGCGGAATGTCGCGAAAGCGCCGCTCAGGCTGCGAACTGAACACGAACAGCTTTTCCGGCGTCAGCTCGCGATGGCGGAACAGCCGGCAGTAAACCGAATTGAAGAAGCTTTCGGCAATCTCGAAACGCGGGTAGTCCGGCA
Proteins encoded in this region:
- the aceK gene encoding bifunctional isocitrate dehydrogenase kinase/phosphatase translates to MAAKLELLIAQTILQGFDAQYGRFLEVTAGAQQRFEQADWPAVQQAMKKRIHLYDHHVGLVVEQLKCITGQQVFDAGFPSRVKAVYTDLLPDYPRFEIAESFFNSVYCRLFRHRELTPEKLFVFSSQPERRFRDIPRPLARDFTAEGDLPAMLRSLLTDLPLRLPWEDLARDIRYITQALQQTFSARQLAGATFQIANELFYRNKAAWLVGKLRLTDGVYPFLLPIHHSDSGALFIDTCLTSKAEASIVFGFARSYFMVYAPLPAAMVEWLREILPGKTTAELYMAIGCQKHGKTECYREYLTFMARSQEQFIIAPGVKGMVMLVFTLPSFDRVFKVIKDEFAPQKEVTQAQVMACYQLVKEHDRVGRMADTQEYENFVVDKARISPELLAELQREVPGKLEDLGDRILIRHLYMERRMTPLNLYLEQANEQQLHDAIEEYGNAIKQLAAANIFPGDMLFKNFGVTRHGRVVFYDYDEICYMTEVNFRDIPPPRYPEDELASEPWYSISPNDVFPEEFRHFLCGDRRIRQVFEEMHSDLFEADYWRGLQQRIREGHVEDVFAYRKKRRFSQRSGAALPATSAAL
- a CDS encoding bifunctional 4-hydroxy-2-oxoglutarate aldolase/2-dehydro-3-deoxy-phosphogluconate aldolase; translation: MNNWKTSAEQIMTAGPVVPVIVINKLEHAVPLAKALVAGGVRVLEVTLRTACAMEAIRAIAKEVPDAIIGAGTVINPQQLQAVTEAGAQFAISPGLTADLLQAATAGSIPLIPGISTVSELMLGMDHGLREFKFFPAEANGGVKALQAIGGPFPQVRFCPTGGISPDNYRSYLALNSVLCIGGSWLVPADALESGDYARITELARAAVAGAVA